In Methanosphaera sp. ISO3-F5, a genomic segment contains:
- a CDS encoding glycosyltransferase, producing MNNTCNFTIIIPYKNSEMHIEETLLSITEQKLSFKANVQLILLNNNSKDNSTLIVRHFQRTYPKNISIINESNINKSKNIALKQAKGKYIAFINSNDYLSKEVLANVLTQFKQNPECNIVKVPFNEIGVNQEIKEQLGQTIINLEKTNNIPTTLESLFIKKEILQNQQYDETLTDSENLQLINNIFTSNKTINIAEGTYNKRLTNQTIKTKQHYENKITTYKQLLKTENNNPNYVQNLILKDLNKIITVPHIHLFKTTEEKESYVNSIQEILQQIDTQKILKQKFTKNIKKLLIHLKENKEQKTTQNNLQLYEIFNNYYLEGNEIKFTIILETIGTPKYLEESIKSIINQTLLFKENIQIIIINNNTNIETTCISEHYQKIYPQNIRIITEDSQNAKKIAIQQAKGTYISFLNESDYYSWNVMENVYNAFKENPQTNIIKIGYKEVGIKEQYTEQENTSINLNNIINKDYSYKTLFIKKDKLTQYNFNHDKHDTENLHILTDLIQNNPEIFLTKGWYNHRTINTLQTEHHFQKIKVCQELLNKTNNNYTQNLVISVIDELFTTEYIENLDDNNEKKDYITTIQEITKQLTKEQIINHQYTNNKTKRLLIYLKEQISENTTNLEVYNIINTIFLKENEIDYYQSGSFNFSIIIQYSNSERLIEKTITSITEDQTLPFKQNTQLIFINNQSTDNSTTIIKHYQNQYPENISIINESNINKAKNRALKYATGKYVAIINGTDYISPHTLENVLEMFPENNEINIIKMPIKHIGLHNIKDPILQEDSIVDLREHPSKTQTYESLFIKNKIIKQEQFDETQTDIDNIELLNKIILENPVLGIAKGQYYQRVTYDNLRIQNQNQSTKEHYQNKIKTYQKIIKESTNNENKINDYTQYMISDDLEQLISKAHLHLFETEQEKTEYLNNLENIIQQLDENKIINQKHTYTNIKRLQKSYNKKKNYEEDNLTINNITEKDNNIYIKGNYTSIRNNKHIPINIILNEKTEIPCNIIKTENTNYDPVTLADEIEFTDHFETTIPKNNTTKFEFQITENNTQYTPQIKLQENKKTKNSVNINKELIAYNNTRDIILQETKKDKHYTFSIIMAVYNTERFIEESINSVINQTLSFKENTELIIVDDGSTDNSINIIKGYKEQYPENITIIEKTHSGQASARDLGLKIATGQYVNFLDSDDYLEKDTLEKVKDYIDTINNKTDVITIPMNYVDRLEKEHPLNYKYDQTRIINLEEEYENPQLSISSAFINTETIQKYEFDTSLISSEDTLILNKVLLEKRTMGVLNNTHYNYRLRFSEDNLTESLTTDKQYYTHRLEHFHKHLLNYCLEEYDEIPLFIQYMIATDLNKLFSIRKLDVFEDKDEIDEFWEYIKSNDGKYDILTHISDECIKNNNNIKQPLKSLMLYHKNREYKVSVSKNGIVKLSTKNHTIDTLNNHGLWFDIIEVRFNKLNLSGHFVSNFYPETITLKIIKTNENGREQAYPCEYFEYATEDRSHLESLSFPWRYDYNFNVQVPLDNVSIADFRFELRYEENGKTITITPTIGFRVPSGLTEFNKYFVQESRIVFYQDKKIYIYPYSYKMMLKREFRTLQLITQDKQDGYKKIIFYRILYMILYPFMKNKRIWFINDRLDSADENGIHLFKYAKQQKDGIKKYYILDKHCDDYKKLKKRYGRSILAHNSFKHKLLYFFTEKRIASFLNESFFNPFWIDGNYDIRKIYCNLVTSPWYFLQHGVIYRDLTSHIKRYKYNLALIVTSAERERQSFFDLKYGFPEEVVQILGLPRYDNLIKNNEVKKQILFTPTWRLQLEKDESLFLNSDYYHMLNSFLSNGELFELLDEYGYKFIFKPHPQLIKHLDSFEMNEAVVVSTGESYQELIRDSALMISDVSSVISDFAYLKKPIIYYQKNEDHHFEPFFDYVSEGFGDVLKSEDDVICKLRFYLENGCVMEDKYKERVSNFFKYNDKNNCKRVYEWILKH from the coding sequence TTGAACAATACATGTAACTTTACAATAATAATACCATACAAAAACTCAGAAATGCACATAGAAGAAACATTATTATCAATAACCGAACAAAAACTATCATTCAAAGCAAACGTTCAATTAATATTATTAAACAACAATTCAAAGGACAACTCAACACTAATAGTCAGACACTTCCAAAGAACATACCCTAAAAACATAAGCATAATCAACGAGTCAAACATAAACAAATCCAAAAACATTGCACTAAAACAAGCTAAAGGAAAATACATAGCATTCATAAACAGTAACGACTATTTATCCAAAGAAGTACTAGCAAATGTGTTAACACAATTTAAACAAAACCCCGAATGTAACATAGTTAAAGTACCCTTCAACGAAATAGGTGTAAATCAGGAAATAAAAGAACAACTCGGACAAACAATAATAAACCTAGAAAAAACAAACAACATCCCCACAACATTAGAATCTTTATTTATAAAAAAAGAAATACTTCAAAACCAACAATATGACGAAACACTAACCGACTCCGAAAACCTACAATTAATAAACAATATTTTCACCAGTAACAAAACAATCAACATCGCAGAAGGAACATATAACAAAAGATTAACAAATCAAACAATTAAAACAAAACAACACTACGAAAACAAGATAACAACATATAAACAACTACTAAAAACAGAAAACAACAATCCAAATTATGTTCAAAACCTAATTTTAAAAGATTTAAACAAAATAATAACAGTACCCCACATACATCTATTCAAAACAACAGAAGAAAAAGAAAGCTATGTCAACTCAATACAGGAAATACTACAACAAATAGACACACAAAAAATATTAAAACAAAAATTCACAAAAAACATAAAAAAACTATTAATACACTTAAAAGAAAACAAAGAACAAAAAACCACACAAAATAACTTACAATTATATGAAATATTTAACAATTACTACCTGGAAGGAAATGAAATAAAATTCACAATAATACTAGAAACAATAGGAACACCAAAATACTTGGAAGAAAGCATCAAATCAATAATAAACCAGACACTACTCTTCAAAGAAAACATCCAAATAATAATTATCAACAATAACACCAACATTGAAACAACATGTATATCAGAACACTATCAGAAAATATACCCTCAAAACATAAGAATAATAACAGAAGATTCACAAAATGCTAAAAAAATTGCAATACAACAAGCAAAAGGAACATACATAAGTTTCCTGAATGAATCAGACTACTACTCCTGGAATGTAATGGAAAATGTATACAACGCATTTAAGGAAAATCCACAAACAAACATAATAAAAATAGGATATAAAGAAGTAGGAATCAAAGAACAATATACTGAACAAGAAAATACAAGCATAAACCTCAATAACATAATAAACAAAGATTACTCATACAAAACATTATTCATAAAAAAAGACAAACTCACACAATACAATTTCAATCATGACAAACATGACACAGAAAATCTGCACATACTAACAGATCTAATACAAAACAATCCAGAAATATTTCTAACTAAAGGATGGTATAATCATAGAACAATCAACACATTACAAACAGAACACCACTTCCAAAAAATAAAAGTATGCCAAGAATTACTAAACAAGACCAATAATAATTACACACAAAACCTAGTAATATCAGTCATAGATGAATTATTCACAACAGAATATATAGAAAATTTAGATGATAACAACGAGAAAAAAGATTACATTACCACGATACAAGAAATAACAAAGCAGTTAACTAAAGAACAAATAATTAATCACCAATACACTAACAACAAGACAAAAAGATTATTAATATACCTAAAAGAACAAATATCAGAAAATACAACAAATCTAGAAGTTTATAATATAATAAACACCATATTTCTCAAGGAAAACGAGATAGACTATTATCAATCAGGATCATTCAATTTCTCAATAATAATACAATACTCAAACTCAGAAAGGCTAATAGAAAAAACAATAACCTCCATAACAGAAGACCAAACACTACCTTTCAAACAAAACACTCAACTAATATTTATCAATAACCAAAGCACAGACAATTCAACAACAATAATCAAACACTACCAAAACCAATACCCCGAAAACATATCCATAATCAATGAATCAAACATAAATAAAGCCAAAAACAGAGCACTCAAATATGCAACAGGAAAATATGTAGCAATAATCAACGGAACAGATTACATATCACCCCATACACTAGAAAACGTACTTGAAATGTTCCCAGAAAACAATGAAATAAACATAATCAAAATGCCAATAAAACATATAGGACTACACAATATCAAAGACCCCATACTACAAGAAGATTCAATAGTAGACCTAAGGGAACATCCAAGCAAAACTCAAACATACGAATCCCTATTTATAAAAAACAAAATAATTAAACAAGAACAATTCGATGAAACACAAACAGATATAGATAACATAGAATTACTAAACAAAATCATACTAGAAAACCCAGTATTAGGAATAGCAAAAGGACAATACTATCAAAGAGTAACATATGATAATCTAAGAATACAAAACCAAAATCAAAGCACAAAAGAACATTATCAAAACAAAATAAAAACCTACCAAAAAATAATAAAAGAATCCACCAATAACGAAAATAAAATCAATGATTACACACAATACATGATATCCGATGATTTAGAACAACTAATCAGCAAAGCACATTTACATCTTTTCGAAACAGAACAAGAAAAAACAGAATACCTTAACAATCTAGAAAATATAATACAACAATTAGATGAAAACAAGATAATTAACCAAAAACACACATATACAAATATTAAACGTTTACAAAAATCATATAACAAGAAAAAAAACTATGAAGAAGATAATTTAACAATAAACAACATCACAGAAAAAGATAACAACATATACATTAAAGGAAACTACACATCAATACGAAACAACAAACACATACCAATCAACATAATACTAAACGAAAAAACAGAAATTCCATGCAACATCATCAAAACAGAAAACACAAACTATGATCCAGTAACACTAGCCGATGAAATAGAATTCACAGACCACTTCGAAACAACAATACCTAAAAACAATACCACAAAATTCGAATTTCAAATAACAGAAAACAACACACAATACACCCCACAAATAAAACTACAAGAAAATAAAAAAACAAAAAACTCAGTAAACATAAACAAAGAACTAATAGCATACAACAATACCAGAGACATAATACTTCAGGAAACAAAAAAAGACAAACATTACACATTCTCAATAATAATGGCAGTATACAACACAGAAAGATTCATAGAAGAATCAATAAATTCAGTCATCAACCAGACACTAAGTTTCAAAGAAAACACAGAACTAATCATAGTAGATGATGGAAGCACAGACAATTCAATAAACATAATAAAAGGATACAAAGAACAATACCCTGAAAACATAACAATCATAGAAAAAACACATAGTGGACAAGCAAGTGCAAGAGACTTGGGACTAAAAATAGCAACAGGACAATATGTTAACTTCCTAGACAGTGATGACTACCTTGAAAAAGACACACTAGAAAAAGTAAAAGATTATATTGATACAATAAACAATAAAACAGATGTTATAACAATCCCAATGAATTATGTGGATCGACTGGAAAAAGAACACCCACTAAATTACAAATATGATCAAACAAGGATAATAAACCTCGAAGAAGAATATGAAAACCCACAGTTGTCCATATCATCAGCTTTCATAAACACAGAAACCATACAAAAATATGAATTTGACACATCATTAATAAGCTCAGAAGATACATTAATACTAAACAAAGTTCTACTCGAAAAAAGGACAATGGGCGTACTAAATAACACACATTATAATTACCGGTTACGATTTAGTGAAGACAACCTCACAGAAAGTCTAACAACAGATAAACAGTATTACACACACAGATTAGAACACTTCCACAAACACCTATTAAACTACTGCCTGGAAGAATATGATGAAATACCATTATTCATACAATACATGATAGCAACAGACCTAAACAAATTGTTCAGCATACGAAAATTAGATGTATTTGAAGACAAAGACGAAATAGACGAGTTCTGGGAATACATTAAAAGTAATGATGGAAAATATGACATATTAACACACATATCCGATGAATGCATAAAAAATAATAATAACATTAAACAACCACTAAAATCCCTAATGTTATACCATAAAAACAGAGAATACAAAGTGTCAGTATCAAAAAATGGTATAGTAAAATTATCAACAAAGAATCATACAATAGACACACTAAATAATCATGGATTATGGTTTGACATAATAGAAGTCCGCTTTAACAAATTAAACCTATCCGGACACTTCGTATCCAACTTCTACCCAGAAACAATCACACTAAAAATTATCAAAACAAACGAAAACGGACGAGAACAAGCATATCCATGTGAATACTTCGAATATGCTACAGAAGACCGCAGTCACCTAGAATCATTATCATTCCCATGGAGGTATGATTACAACTTCAATGTACAAGTACCATTAGATAATGTTAGTATAGCAGACTTCAGATTCGAATTAAGATATGAGGAAAACGGAAAAACCATAACAATAACACCAACAATAGGATTCAGAGTACCATCCGGATTAACAGAATTCAACAAATACTTCGTACAAGAATCCAGAATAGTATTCTACCAAGACAAAAAAATATACATCTACCCATACTCCTATAAAATGATGTTAAAACGAGAATTCAGAACATTACAACTAATAACACAAGACAAACAAGACGGATACAAGAAAATAATATTCTACAGAATACTCTACATGATATTATACCCATTCATGAAAAACAAGAGAATATGGTTTATAAATGATAGATTAGACAGTGCAGACGAAAACGGAATACATTTATTCAAATACGCAAAACAACAAAAAGATGGAATAAAAAAATATTACATACTAGACAAACACTGTGATGACTACAAAAAACTTAAAAAAAGATATGGTAGAAGCATACTCGCACATAACTCATTCAAACATAAACTATTATACTTCTTCACAGAAAAAAGAATAGCCTCATTTTTAAATGAATCATTCTTCAACCCATTCTGGATTGACGGAAACTATGATATAAGAAAAATATACTGTAACCTGGTAACATCACCATGGTATTTCCTTCAACATGGAGTAATATATAGGGACTTAACCAGTCACATCAAACGATACAAATACAACCTAGCACTAATAGTAACATCAGCAGAACGTGAAAGACAATCATTCTTTGACCTAAAATATGGATTCCCTGAAGAAGTTGTTCAAATACTAGGACTACCAAGATATGATAACCTCATCAAAAACAATGAAGTCAAAAAACAGATTCTATTCACACCTACATGGAGATTACAACTAGAAAAAGACGAATCGTTGTTCTTAAATTCGGATTATTATCATATGTTGAATAGTTTTTTAAGTAATGGTGAGCTTTTTGAATTGTTGGATGAGTATGGTTATAAGTTTATATTTAAGCCTCATCCTCAGTTGATTAAGCATTTGGATTCTTTTGAGATGAATGAGGCTGTTGTTGTTTCTACGGGGGAGTCTTATCAGGAGTTGATAAGGGATTCTGCGTTGATGATTAGTGATGTTTCTTCGGTGATTTCGGATTTTGCTTATCTTAAGAAACCGATTATTTATTATCAGAAGAATGAGGATCATCATTTTGAGCCTTTCTTTGATTATGTGAGTGAAGGTTTTGGTGATGTGCTTAAGAGTGAGGATGATGTTATCTGTAAGTTGAGGTTTTATCTTGAAAATGGTTGTGTGATGGAAGATAAATATAAAGAGAGGGTTTCAAACTTTTTCAAGTATAATGATAAGAATAATTGTAAACGTGTGTATGAGTGGATTTTAAAGCATTAA
- a CDS encoding CDP-glycerol:glycerophosphate glycerophosphotransferase, with the protein MSSFKFSIIIAVYNVDKYLRETINSVINQSIGFRDNVQLILVDDGSTDKSGEIISEFYEKYPENVVALSKSNGGQSSARNYGLKYATGKYVNFLDSDDYFSKNTLDVVYTFFEKHFDEVDIVAIPMILFERVNKPHRLNSKFKETRIVDLNVEPNTPQLSASSSFIKLNVMKNYSFDTKLANLEDALVINEILLDKKVYGLVNGVEYYYRQRSDNSSTVDLMQRKKEYYTNRLERFYLKLCDICLKYEGFIPKFIQYLFVYDLQWMLSVNKLDIFEDAQEKVDFWKKLNQVLDFIDLDCIIGNEFVNSNIESFFVYLKNKGQLELVEDSELRVVSEGYVVDDFNSIRLWLDIVELSNGFIYFSGNIESSFRSENLRIVLVRKSGDSTVCIDSVPIFYNDVNRGTLTFIDVEWKYRFSFDVKSRVSVDDEFYFKIEYNGSSCDYSMIPHVSFRDNCGLSTHSAFFVADDLIVLFKFNKFVVLPYSYLSMLRFEVSNIKQIVHDKPTGYKEAVLISFLYFIIYPFYRNRRIWLYQDRPEFADDNARHLFEYSINKNDGVSKYYVLNESSNDFNEMKKISKNILKFGLYKHKIYYLLSEKIISSYVNENFINPYYYKTPSLYNGLKTAKRYFLQHGVTKDNISEFIKKYDKNLSLIVTVSDHEHDSFLEPGYNYDENIIQTLGFPRFDKLEDERIKQILFVPTWRIELENETLFVTSDYYKRLNSFLNNNKLHKILKENNFKFVFKPHPEIVKYIHLLDIPDYIEISESESYQELFKKSSLLITDYSSVFFDFAYIKKPVIYYQNNDYHYKEGYFNYKSMGFGQIVHDENELINLIKQYIENDCMIEDKYVERINDFFKYNDRNNSKRVYEWILNDDN; encoded by the coding sequence ATGAGTTCATTTAAGTTTTCTATCATCATTGCAGTCTATAATGTGGACAAGTATCTTAGAGAAACTATTAATAGTGTTATTAATCAGAGCATTGGATTTAGAGATAATGTTCAATTGATTCTGGTTGATGATGGAAGTACGGATAAATCAGGTGAAATTATATCAGAATTTTATGAGAAGTATCCTGAGAATGTTGTTGCATTATCTAAGAGTAATGGTGGACAATCCAGTGCCCGTAATTATGGTTTAAAGTATGCTACTGGCAAATATGTTAATTTTTTAGATAGTGATGATTATTTTTCCAAAAACACGTTAGATGTTGTTTATACTTTTTTTGAAAAACACTTTGATGAAGTTGATATTGTTGCTATTCCTATGATATTATTTGAACGTGTGAATAAGCCACATCGTTTAAATTCCAAGTTTAAGGAAACTAGAATAGTTGACTTGAATGTTGAACCAAATACTCCCCAGTTATCTGCTTCATCTAGCTTTATTAAGTTAAATGTTATGAAAAATTATTCTTTTGACACCAAATTAGCTAATCTTGAAGATGCACTGGTTATTAATGAAATTTTATTGGATAAAAAGGTTTATGGTTTAGTTAATGGTGTTGAATATTATTATCGTCAAAGAAGTGATAATAGCAGTACTGTTGATTTGATGCAAAGAAAGAAAGAATATTATACTAATCGTCTAGAACGTTTTTATCTTAAATTATGTGATATTTGTTTGAAATATGAAGGTTTTATTCCTAAGTTTATTCAATATTTGTTTGTTTATGATCTTCAGTGGATGTTATCCGTTAATAAGTTAGACATTTTTGAAGATGCACAGGAGAAGGTTGACTTTTGGAAGAAACTAAACCAGGTTTTAGATTTTATTGATTTGGATTGTATTATAGGTAATGAATTTGTTAATTCCAATATTGAATCGTTTTTTGTTTATTTGAAAAATAAGGGGCAATTAGAATTAGTTGAAGATTCTGAGTTAAGGGTTGTTTCTGAGGGTTATGTTGTTGACGATTTTAATTCTATCCGATTATGGTTGGATATTGTTGAGTTAAGTAATGGTTTTATATATTTTTCTGGTAACATTGAGTCTTCCTTTAGAAGTGAGAACCTGAGGATTGTTCTTGTTAGGAAGAGTGGTGATTCAACTGTTTGTATTGATAGTGTTCCTATTTTTTATAATGATGTGAATCGTGGAACTTTAACTTTTATTGATGTTGAATGGAAGTATCGTTTCAGTTTTGATGTAAAATCCAGAGTTTCTGTAGATGATGAATTTTATTTTAAAATTGAATATAATGGTAGTTCATGTGATTATTCAATGATTCCTCATGTGAGTTTTAGGGATAATTGTGGTTTGTCTACTCATAGTGCATTTTTTGTTGCTGATGATTTGATTGTTTTGTTTAAGTTTAATAAGTTTGTAGTATTACCTTATTCTTATTTGTCAATGCTACGTTTTGAGGTTAGTAATATTAAGCAGATAGTTCATGATAAGCCGACAGGATATAAAGAAGCTGTTTTGATTAGTTTTCTTTATTTTATAATTTACCCTTTTTATAGAAATAGGCGGATTTGGCTATATCAGGACAGACCAGAATTTGCAGATGACAATGCAAGACATCTATTTGAATATTCGATTAATAAAAATGATGGTGTTAGTAAATACTATGTTTTAAATGAATCAAGTAATGATTTTAATGAAATGAAAAAGATTAGTAAAAATATTCTTAAATTTGGATTATACAAACATAAAATCTACTACCTATTATCAGAAAAAATAATATCATCATATGTTAATGAAAACTTTATAAACCCTTATTACTATAAAACACCCTCCTTATACAATGGACTGAAAACAGCAAAACGATACTTCCTACAACATGGTGTAACCAAAGACAACATATCCGAATTCATTAAAAAATATGATAAAAACTTGTCATTAATAGTTACTGTATCAGACCATGAACATGATTCGTTCCTAGAACCAGGATACAATTATGATGAGAATATTATTCAAACATTAGGATTTCCAAGATTTGATAAACTGGAAGATGAAAGAATAAAACAGATATTATTTGTTCCAACATGGCGTATAGAATTAGAAAATGAAACTCTATTTGTAACTTCCGATTATTATAAAAGATTAAATTCTTTCCTAAATAATAATAAATTACATAAGATCTTAAAAGAAAACAATTTTAAGTTTGTTTTTAAGCCACACCCTGAAATAGTTAAATATATTCATTTACTAGACATACCGGATTACATTGAAATTTCAGAAAGCGAATCATACCAGGAATTGTTTAAAAAGTCATCATTACTGATAACTGATTATTCTTCAGTATTCTTTGATTTTGCTTATATTAAGAAGCCTGTAATATATTATCAGAATAATGATTATCATTACAAAGAGGGCTATTTTAACTATAAAAGTATGGGTTTTGGACAAATTGTCCATGATGAAAATGAATTAATCAATTTAATTAAGCAATACATTGAAAATGATTGTATGATAGAAGATAAATATGTGGAACGAATAAATGATTTCTTCAAATACAATGACAGAAACAATTCAAAAAGAGTTTATGAATGGATATTAAATGATGATAATTAA
- a CDS encoding glycosyltransferase family 2 protein, with amino-acid sequence MSNIEISIIIPVFNSEKYLDECLKSVIHQTFTRYEIICVNDGSTDSSLSIIEKYLQKYDNLKVHNKENEGPGSARNYGLKHAKGKYVLFLDSDDWIEENTLETLYETAMENDSELVMFNAMEHYKNNKTKNRTYHVIKEDNNFRQFSFDYNNNINLVMNGYHIVCTKLHKMDFIKKYSLSFAEKDQFEDVLFHIKSMIYAKRISYTPKVLYHYRRTEDNSRQNNALSGKKSLQFFEIFGEVKEFLYDECLYEKFKINYYKFVINETRNIEQNIDNKYYDDFFTKAKKTFNKLSISTNDMMRLPLDYQYFYKALIESDNSLMFRKNLKKSNKKLLITKKVLKVKQWIKQII; translated from the coding sequence ATGTCTAACATTGAAATATCTATAATTATACCAGTATTTAATTCTGAAAAATACTTGGATGAGTGTTTAAAATCAGTAATTCATCAGACATTCACTAGATATGAAATAATATGTGTAAATGATGGATCAACTGATAGCTCACTTAGTATTATTGAAAAATACTTGCAAAAATATGATAATCTAAAAGTACACAATAAAGAAAATGAAGGCCCAGGTTCTGCAAGAAATTATGGACTAAAACATGCAAAAGGAAAATATGTGCTATTTCTTGATTCTGATGACTGGATAGAAGAAAACACTTTGGAAACTTTATATGAAACAGCAATGGAAAACGATTCCGAACTTGTAATGTTCAATGCCATGGAACATTATAAAAACAACAAAACCAAGAACAGGACATATCATGTCATAAAAGAAGATAATAATTTTAGACAATTCTCTTTTGATTATAACAATAATATAAACCTAGTGATGAATGGATATCATATTGTATGCACAAAATTACATAAAATGGATTTTATAAAAAAATATTCGTTATCTTTTGCCGAAAAGGATCAATTCGAGGATGTTTTATTTCATATAAAAAGCATGATATATGCTAAAAGAATATCATACACTCCGAAGGTATTATATCATTATCGAAGAACTGAGGATAATAGTAGGCAAAACAATGCATTAAGTGGTAAGAAAAGTTTACAATTCTTTGAAATATTTGGGGAAGTTAAAGAATTCTTATATGATGAATGTCTGTATGAGAAGTTTAAAATAAATTATTATAAATTTGTTATTAATGAAACAAGAAATATTGAACAAAATATTGATAATAAATATTATGATGACTTTTTCACAAAAGCAAAAAAAACATTCAATAAATTAAGTATAAGTACAAATGATATGATGAGATTACCTTTGGATTATCAGTACTTTTATAAAGCACTTATTGAATCAGATAACTCTTTAATGTTTAGAAAGAATCTGAAAAAAAGTAATAAGAAGTTATTAATAACAAAAAAAGTATTAAAAGTTAAGCAATGGATTAAACAAATCATTTAA